One genomic region from Augochlora pura isolate Apur16 chromosome 7, APUR_v2.2.1, whole genome shotgun sequence encodes:
- the LOC144473372 gene encoding uncharacterized protein LOC144473372 — MVGDSPDIVGEGPVSDLGDLEGWWDNPSIVIWSFALFGCFLLNVTLLLAFLVRPSLRTISNRFVMNLTVSNLLVCAIMNPLLILDASTSSSSRRLVDGSSIGNVCAISEGAVAVVTTSSVFSVLLIAVDQYFAVVDPLRYRARVDKLKCGILIMSTWAISIVFGCLAFFNPNPRGFWLSCAPNSNGLATNSSAADAVTEPAILETEAGESNATAIPEMLESVASMRIREDIDLIENTTVILDTFISESITYGFVYALVYGIFAYVLPFAAVCWIYVSIYVAAHRNSERARRSGSRPILSSASFSEEQYGPGRLLRLQAEVIDDLRKLPKISSLSSIDETSETMQPTGQVSRRRSFSPQLEIELSQPVENEQPSSGIVFTVGSERVKISSENVSDEACVGASVEDLKGESEKPGQDENLEDAVTMEHRPVTWNLKNFAETSDSEDDARFECYETLDVLGKSSFQYERKLSSPFCGYQSTLLHSCLKRELRAASEDEDDKNEPQSNGTPAKSDQSRERVASRSDDHPCAGDGKLATVYAGGNVGPSRCNSSSTIYNKTERGCGNATELSSCLLTPIVTITPAPSKSEALHRVSSVRSTSSYISLLKDRISNGAIFRHREETRAARISALVIVMGLICWSPYVILLVMNNLPRPTDQHLPRKYDALASSFLILAAYISPLLFGYRSRRVKRELRRFFCFRRELSYKNNRSLMAKKVLKRRHSSTLSHLEVDHKYNIFNCMYGRNRWPKEKVQFVQVPDTALAVETCRSSFSSGASTQISSTSTDEG, encoded by the exons ATGGTTGGAGATTCGCCAGACATCGTCGGAGAAGGACCGGTCTCAGATCTAGGAGATCTAGAAGGATGGTGGGATAATCCTAGTATCGTGATCTGGAGTTTCGCCCTGTTCGGCTGTTTCCTCTTGAATGTCACGCTACTATTGGCATTCCTCGTGCGTCCGTCTTTACGGACTATATCCAACAG ATTCGTCATGAACCTAACCGTGTCGAATCTGTTGGTGTGCGCGATCATGAACCCGCTGCTGATCCTGGACGCCTCCACGTCGTCGTCCAGCCGGAGGCTAGTCGACGGATCATCCATAGGGAACGTTTGCGCGATATCGGAGGGTGCAGTAGCCGTGGTGACGACATCGTCGGTCTTCTCGGTGCTGTTGATCGCGGTGGATCAGTACTTCGCCGTGGTGGATCCCCTCCGCTACCGTGCGCGGGTGGACAAGTTGAAGTGCGGTATCCTGATCATGTCGACGTGGGCGATCTCGATCGTCTTCGGCTGTTTGGCGTTCTTCAATCCGAATCCTCGGGGCTTCTGGCTCTCTTGCGCGCCGAACAGCAACGGGTTAGCTACGAACAGCTCTGCCGCCGACGCCGTGACCGAGCCTGCGATCCTGGAGACCGAAGCCGGCGAGTCGAACGCCACCGCGATCCCGGAGATGCTGGAGTCCGTGGCGTCCATGCGGATCAGGGAGGACATCGATCTGATCGAGAACACCACCGTGATCCTGGACACGTTCATCAGCGAGTCGATCACCTACGGTTTCGTGTACGCGCTGGTCTACGGCATCTTCGCCTACGTTCTACCCTTCGCCGCCGTCTGCTGGATCTACGTGAGCATCTACGTCGCGGCGCACAGGAACTCGGAGCGGGCAAGGCGAAGCGGATCGAGGCCGATCCTATCCTCGGCCAGCTTCAGCGAGGAACAATACGGCCCTGGGAGACTTCTGCGTTTGCAGGCCGAGGTGATCGACGATCTCCGCAAGCTGCCGAAGATATCCAGCCTGTCGTCCATCGACGAGACCAGCGAGACCATGCAGCCGACGGGACAGGTGTCACGGAGAAGGTCGTTCTCCCCTCAGTTGGAGATCGAGTTATCGCAACCGGTCGAGAACGAGCAACCTTCCTCCGGCATCGTGTTCACGGTGGGCTCGGAGAGGGTCAAGATATCCTCGGAGAACGTCAGCGACGAAGCCTGCGTCGGAGCCAGCGTTGAAGATCTAAAGGGGGAGTCGGAGAAGCCCGGCCAAGACGAGAACTTGGAGGACGCGGTGACGATGGAGCACAGGCCGGTCACCTGGAACCTGAAGAACTTCGCGGAGACCAGCGACTCGGAGGACGACGCTCGCTTCGAGTGCTACGAGACTTTAGATGTCCTCGGGAAGAGCTCGTTCCAGTACGAACGGAAGCTGTCGTCGCCTTTCTGCGGCTACCAGTCGACCCTGCTGCACAGCTGTCTGAAAAGGGAGCTTCGAGCGGCGagcgaggacgaggacgacaAAAACGAGCCGCAGTCGAACGGGACTCCAGCGAAGTCGGATCAGAGCAGGGAACGCGTCGCGAGCCGATCGGACGATCATCCCTGCGCCGGGGATGGAAAACTTGCGACGGTGTACGCCGGCGGGAACGTCGGGCCGAGCAGGTGCAACAGCTCCAGCACCATCTACAATAAGACTGAAAGAGGCTGCGGCAACGCGACCGAGCTCTCCTCTTGTCTGCTGACGCCGATCGTGACGATCACGCCGGCACCGAGCAAGAGCGAGGCGCTGCATCGCGTGTCGAGCGTCAGAAGCACGTCGAGCTACATAAGTTTGCTAAAGGACAGAATCAGCAACGGTGCCATTTTTAGACACCGCGAGGAAACCAGGGCGGCTAGAATAAGCGCCCTGGTCATAGTAATGGGTCTAATTTGTTGGTCGCCGTATGTGATACTGTTGGTAATGAACAATCTACCTCGACCCACTGACCAACATCTGCCACGCAAATACGACGCGTTGGCCTCCAGCTTCTTAATTTTGGCCGCCTACATTAGCCCGTTGTTGTTCGGCTATCGGTCGCGGCGCGTGAAACGCGAGCTCAGACGGTTCTTCTGCTTCAGACGTGAGCTATCCTACAAGAACAACAGGAGCCTGATGGCGAAGAAGGTGCTGAAGAGGAGGCACAGCAGCACCCTCAGTCATCTCGAGGTCGAccataaatacaatatattcaaCTGCATGTACGGACGGAATCGATGGCCCAAGGAGAAAGTGCAGTTCGTGCAGGTGCCCGACACGGCGCTGGCCGTCGAGACGTGCAGAAGCAGTTTCTCCAGCGGCGCCAGCACCCAGATCTCCAGCACGTCCACGGACGAAGGCTGA
- the LOC144473375 gene encoding hexuronate transporter, translated as MLSSTVQKIKFLYKPYALAVVSIGYVLGELGHYLIGVTSKATAEDLHYGDISCQLNSTELALSQLPIQCEAAMNESYCESLELNGTRYCEWNYNGLGLDYQILAGPSFIAVFTVVGVALGVAADKYNRVRMLTICTLVFSIAIVLMGAVKEYWQLVLLRMILAAGEAGCNPLATGLLSDWFPEKQRGLVMSIFNWGIYGGYGIAFPVGRYVPKLNIGDLGWRACYYGAGIIGLIIAAFTLTLSEPKRKTIGEEETNKDGKRTPIWKVILQPRIILLCLAASIRHCGGMCFAYNCDLYYRDYFPDYDLGWWLFAVTIVIGSIGVVVGGVVSDKFVAKMGIRSRVACLAISQIIATPFAFGSVYFNPLWAMITLGISYFFAEMWFGIVFAVVVEIVPLHFRSTTIGAFLFVMNNIGGNLPILVEPTRTAIGFRESLYIFYAGFYGISSIMFFFTMFLMDGAAKTEDPPTPVISSKPTLGYDNSMFTHDEGSIPTLELPRLYPERPFKIQNSRL; from the exons ATGTTGAGTTCGACGGTCCAGAAGATCAAATTCCTGTACAAACCGTACGCGTTGGCTGTAGTTTCCATCGGGTACGTGCTCGGGGAGCTGGGTCATTATTTAATCG GTGTCACCAGCAAAGCCACGGCGGAAGATCTACACTATGGTGACATTTCCTGTCAATTAAACTCGACAGAACTAGCCCTCTCGCAGCTGCCGATCCAATGCGAGGCTGCCATGAACGAGAGCTA CTGCGAGTCCCTGGAGCTGAACGGCACGCGTTATTGCGAATGGAACTACAACGGCCTTGGTCTCGACTATCAAATCTTGGCTGGGCCGAGCTTCATCGCCGTGTTCACGGTTGTCGGTGTCGCCTTGGGCGTCGCAgctgataaatataatag GGTAAGGATGCTGACAATATGCACCCTGGTCTTCAGTATCGCGATAGTCCTAATGGGAGCAGTGAAAGAGTACTGGCAATTAGTTCTTCTTCGCATGATATTAGCTGCAGG GGAGGCTGGATGCAATCCTCTGGCGACGGGGCTACTCTCGGACTGGTTCCCAGAAAAGCAGAGAGGACTTGTTATGTCGATTTTCAATTGGGGAATCTATGGAGGTTACGGAATTGCGTTTCCCGTTGGTCGTTACGTGCCTAAACTTAACATTGGGGATTTA GGATGGAGGGCGTGTTACTACGGAGCTGGAATAATCGGGCTGATTATAGCAGCTTTCACTTTGACGTTATCCGAACCGAAGCGAAAGACGATCGGCGAAGAGGAAACGAACAAGGATGGGAAAAGAACGCCCATTTGGAAAGTGATCCTTCAGCCGAGGATCATACTTCTCTGCTTGGCTGCGAGCATCAGACACTGCG GTGGCATGTGTTTCGCATACAATTGCGATCTCTACTACAGGGATTACTTCCCTGATTATGACCTCGGCTGGTGGTTGTTCGCCGTGACGATTGTGATCGGCAGCATCGGTGTTGTCGTCGGCGGTGTTGTCAGTGACAAGTTCGTGGCGAAAATGGGTATCAGATCGAGGGTGGCTTGTCTGGCCATCAGTCAAATAATTGCGACGCCGTTCGCGTTTGGTTCGGTGTATTTCAATCCTTTATGGGCTATGATTACTCTTGGTATCTCTTATTTCTTTG CCGAGATGTGGTTCGGCATAGTGTTCGCCGTGGTGGTGGAAATAGTCCCGCTGCATTTCCGTTCAACGACCATCGGCGCATTCTTATTCGTGATGAACAATATTGGCGGAAACTTGCCGATACTCGTCGAGCCGACCAGAACGGCTATTGGCTTCCGAGAATccctttatatattttacgctGGATTCTATGGCATCA GCTCCATCATGTTCTTCTTCACGATGTTCCTGATGGACGGAGCCGCGAAAACGGAGGACCCTCCGACGCCGGTGATCAGCAGCAAGCCGACATTAGGCTACGACAACAGCATGTTCACTCACGACGAGGGGAGCATACCTACCCTGGAACTACCTCGATTATACCCGGAACGGCCGTTCAAGATCCAGAATTCTAGGCTATAG